The genomic interval ACTTACAATCGATCCGCCAACAGAGCTTTTCGCCGCTCAATGTGATGGTGTTGGTTCGACGCAAGGGCGTTGCGGATCGACCCAGTGGAGCGACACGCCATCGTTTGTTCGGAAATCCGGATGATCTGTTCTTGCAATCCAGACCCAAGCGTGGATTGCTGACTCCGTCGGAAGTTCGCTGTATCGCGTTGGCCGAGTTGGAGCTGACACCGGATACCGTGATGTGGGACGTCGGCGCAGGCAGCGGATCGATGGCGATCGAAGCTGCTCAGATCGCCCGTCAGGGCCAAGTCTTTGCGATCGAGATGGACGCGGAGGACTACGGATTGATGTTGGAGAACGCCAAGATGTTTGATGTTCCGGCATTGCAACCGGTTCACGGCCAAGCGCCCGAGGCATGGCAGAATCTGCCGGATCCGACCGCAATCTTTGTGGGCGGCAGCGGACGAATGGTTCCCGACCTGGTGCGTGCGGCCCTGCAGCGGATCAAGCATGGGCGAATCGCGGTCAGCGTGTCCAGTCCGGATAATTTGGTTGCGGTTCAAGCCGTGATGGAATCGTCAGGCGTTCAAACGGAAGTTCGCATGATCAATATCGCACGAGGAACCAATCAATTGGACCGTGTCCGTTTCGAATCACTTAACCCCATGTTCTTGGTCGTCGGTCAAGTCGGCTGAGCGGCAGATTTATTCGGCAGGAGAGAACCATGTCGGTTTTTAAGAAAATCATCGATCGTGAGATTCCAGCGGACATCGTTTTCGAAGACGAATTGTGCTTGGCGTTTCGCGACATCAATCCGCAGGCGCCGGCTCACATCTTAGTCATCCCGAAAAAGGAAATCGTTTCCTTGATCGATCTCACCGACGAAGACGAGCAGATCGTCGGCCGCTGTGTCTTGGTGGCGACAAAGATCGCGGCCAAAGAAGGTCTGTCGGCAGGGTATCGATTGATCGTCAACTGTGGCGACGACGGCGGACAAGAGGTGCCCCACCTGCACTTTCATTTGATGGGTGGTCGCAAACTCACTTGGCCGCCGGGCTGATCATGGCCTTTGAGCATCTGTTTCAGTCCCAATCGCAACGGCGTCGCGAGCATCGAGATCGCGTTCTGGTTCCGCGGCAATGCGACGGGACGATCTTGATTGAACCCGATGGCAGCCGCCTGATCAATTTCGGTTCCAACGATTACCTGGGATTGGCGGCATGTCCCGATAGCGTGCCGGATGGCATGTCCGCTGACTTCAGCAATGGCCTACCCAGCGGCAGCACGGCAAGTGCTCTGGTTTGCGGTTGGTCGGATTTGCATCAACAGTTGGCCGACGACCTGGCAAC from Stieleria varia carries:
- a CDS encoding histidine triad nucleotide-binding protein, with protein sequence MSVFKKIIDREIPADIVFEDELCLAFRDINPQAPAHILVIPKKEIVSLIDLTDEDEQIVGRCVLVATKIAAKEGLSAGYRLIVNCGDDGGQEVPHLHFHLMGGRKLTWPPG
- the cbiE gene encoding precorrin-6y C5,15-methyltransferase (decarboxylating) subunit CbiE, yielding MNERIHIVGIGDDGLDGLTGHARRLVSEAEVLIGNQAMLDKVTDGDSVDDGVQRIAVDGTLDALTKKLAGLDGKRAVLLAGGDPLFYGIAKFLTDSLGKERFEVVPNVSSMQLAFARVKESWDDAYLTNLAIAPLDRVVDTIRTADRVGLFTTEAIPPRAVAEALLDRRIDYFNAYVCENLGTPNETVTQGDLQSIRQQSFSPLNVMVLVRRKGVADRPSGATRHRLFGNPDDLFLQSRPKRGLLTPSEVRCIALAELELTPDTVMWDVGAGSGSMAIEAAQIARQGQVFAIEMDAEDYGLMLENAKMFDVPALQPVHGQAPEAWQNLPDPTAIFVGGSGRMVPDLVRAALQRIKHGRIAVSVSSPDNLVAVQAVMESSGVQTEVRMINIARGTNQLDRVRFESLNPMFLVVGQVG